The following coding sequences lie in one Synechococcus sp. CC9902 genomic window:
- a CDS encoding PAS domain-containing protein, with amino-acid sequence MSSQEVWTEERIQVLREQENLPFVRADSAGIVQEINHRFHEVYGWRDDELIGESLGLILPPSFRDSHHAGFARFQLTEVSKVLNHPLKLATYCSDGRAIDSEHFIVAEKKEDGSWSFAATLRPLTFTT; translated from the coding sequence ATGTCGAGCCAAGAGGTTTGGACGGAAGAGCGGATTCAAGTTTTACGAGAGCAAGAGAATTTGCCTTTTGTTCGGGCCGACTCCGCCGGAATTGTTCAAGAAATCAATCATCGCTTCCACGAGGTCTATGGCTGGAGGGATGACGAGCTGATTGGTGAGTCTTTGGGACTTATCCTTCCTCCGAGTTTTCGAGATTCTCATCACGCAGGATTTGCTCGGTTCCAGCTGACGGAAGTTTCTAAGGTCTTAAATCACCCTTTAAAACTGGCGACGTATTGCAGTGATGGTCGAGCCATCGACAGCGAACATTTCATCGTGGCTGAAAAAAAAGAGGATGGGAGTTGGTCATTCGCGGCCACATTGCGTCCACTCACTTTCACAACTTGA
- a CDS encoding response regulator transcription factor: MSLETKPRLRVLVVDDEQKLTDLLRLELDVEGYDVQVAGDGASGLIQSQTNPTPDLIILDWNLPDFSGIDICQRIRAHGVTTPILMLTGHDEVTDRVKALDAGVDDYLIKPFSIDELMARLRAMHRRMATFASPSNDGSVQTELLQVADLSMNTRTRDVRRGDKSIHLSVKEYDLLNFIMRRSGRVLERQEIMRGVWGENFFGDDNLLDVYIRYLRQKIEIDSNLTLIHTIRGVGFILRAQEAN; encoded by the coding sequence ATGTCGTTGGAAACAAAACCTCGACTCCGCGTCCTCGTTGTTGATGACGAGCAGAAGCTGACGGACTTGCTTCGCCTTGAGCTCGACGTTGAGGGCTATGACGTCCAAGTTGCTGGCGACGGGGCCAGTGGTCTAATCCAAAGCCAGACCAATCCAACTCCAGACCTGATCATCCTCGACTGGAATCTTCCGGACTTCAGTGGAATCGATATTTGTCAACGCATCCGTGCCCACGGTGTGACCACACCCATCTTGATGCTCACCGGACATGACGAGGTTACTGATCGCGTAAAGGCGCTCGATGCAGGGGTTGATGATTACCTGATCAAGCCATTTTCTATTGATGAATTGATGGCACGTTTACGCGCCATGCATCGAAGAATGGCAACCTTCGCAAGCCCATCTAATGATGGATCGGTACAAACAGAACTTCTTCAAGTAGCCGATTTGAGTATGAACACACGCACCCGCGACGTGCGACGTGGGGATAAATCTATCCATCTATCTGTCAAAGAGTACGACCTTTTGAACTTTATAATGCGTCGTTCGGGTCGGGTTCTCGAGCGCCAAGAAATCATGCGCGGCGTTTGGGGGGAAAACTTTTTTGGAGACGACAATCTGCTTGATGTGTATATCCGCTACCTAAGACAAAAAATTGAAATCGACAGCAATCTCACCTTAATTCACACGATCCGCGGTGTTGGATTTATTTTGCGAGCTCAAGAAGCCAACTAA
- a CDS encoding M23 family metallopeptidase, with protein MPVQVLHWFSLIWLLNVPAPLPQPPLGFDQSLEGLERQRVITPQERLGLETGRVGVPIRSNYRSKACRDGALSREECASGVVTRSGPPRVTFQRSRSQPVRVPVSALLAGGRGGFRLESVFAVTPRPLPVQGNGNRALLFPIIGQAFTSSGFGWRLHPLLGSWLMHAGRDFAAPEGAPVVAALSGTVLSSGLAGGYGIAIELDHREPRRRTLYGHLSELYVKAGQTVQQGDVIGRVGSTGLSTGPHLHFELRLPTAKSWYAVDPGDFDLAGLMSPGEDPVSLLMSQLLESLKRHD; from the coding sequence ATGCCAGTTCAAGTGCTGCACTGGTTTTCGCTGATTTGGTTGCTCAATGTTCCTGCCCCGCTTCCGCAACCACCCTTGGGTTTTGATCAGTCTCTCGAGGGATTGGAGCGGCAACGGGTGATCACACCGCAGGAGAGGCTGGGCTTGGAAACCGGTCGTGTGGGTGTTCCGATTCGATCCAACTATCGATCGAAGGCTTGTCGTGATGGAGCGCTGTCCCGAGAGGAGTGTGCGTCGGGCGTAGTCACACGATCGGGGCCCCCGCGGGTGACGTTCCAGCGCTCCCGCTCTCAACCCGTTCGGGTTCCGGTATCGGCATTGCTGGCCGGAGGAAGGGGAGGCTTCCGTTTGGAGTCTGTTTTTGCCGTGACGCCGAGGCCTTTGCCCGTGCAAGGGAATGGCAATCGAGCCTTGCTATTTCCAATTATTGGACAGGCGTTCACAAGCAGTGGGTTTGGTTGGCGGCTTCATCCCTTACTGGGGAGCTGGTTAATGCACGCCGGTCGCGATTTTGCAGCCCCCGAGGGTGCCCCAGTGGTGGCGGCACTCTCCGGCACCGTCTTAAGCAGTGGTTTGGCCGGTGGCTATGGCATTGCCATTGAGTTGGATCATCGCGAGCCGAGGCGTCGAACCTTGTACGGCCACCTCTCAGAGCTCTATGTGAAGGCTGGTCAAACGGTGCAACAGGGCGACGTGATTGGACGAGTCGGGAGCACCGGTTTGAGCACAGGTCCGCATTTGCACTTTGAACTTCGCCTGCCGACAGCAAAGTCTTGGTATGCCGTGGATCCCGGAGACTTTGATTTGGCGGGATTGATGTCACCTGGCGAGGATCCAGTGTCACTTTTAATGTCTCAACTTCTGGAGAGCCTCAAGCGCCATGATTAG